In one Methylothermaceae bacteria B42 genomic region, the following are encoded:
- a CDS encoding CRISPR-associated protein yields MPDPALPQTYPRRLLLAVTGLSPQVVTETLYALVKNPMEPWVPTEIHLITTSEGARRAQLSLLSEEPGWFHRLCRDYHLPPVAFDADHIHVLQNSRGQPLDDIRTPEDNRLSADFITEKVRHLTADPTASLHVSIAGGRKTMGYYLGYALSLFGRPQDRLSHVLVSEPFESSWNFFYPTPYSQIIETRDKALADTRDAEVTLAEIPFVSLRDGLPDRLLKGAASFSDTIDAARKSRLPPHIDIDLPRRCLHVQGEQIKLSPAEFAFYTLFARSRKEGLPPMNSRSEALVPRYLNEYALVVGRHSGQYVRAEKALDCEDCKDWFDQRLSRTNKAIVRALGERLAASYLITPGGQRPYTYYGLTLAPEAITFIGEKLAGGEKLFESSQNNCI; encoded by the coding sequence ATGCCTGACCCGGCATTACCGCAAACCTATCCCCGGCGCCTATTGCTGGCGGTCACCGGCCTGTCCCCCCAGGTGGTGACGGAAACCTTATACGCATTGGTGAAAAATCCGATGGAACCTTGGGTGCCGACGGAAATTCATCTGATTACCACTTCCGAAGGCGCCAGGCGCGCCCAGCTTAGCCTGTTGTCTGAAGAGCCCGGCTGGTTCCACCGTTTATGCCGGGACTATCACTTGCCACCCGTTGCTTTCGATGCGGATCATATTCATGTACTGCAAAACAGCCGGGGGCAACCACTTGATGACATCCGCACCCCGGAGGATAACCGCCTCAGCGCTGACTTTATTACCGAGAAAGTGCGTCATTTGACAGCGGATCCCACGGCGTCACTGCATGTTTCCATCGCCGGCGGGCGCAAGACCATGGGTTACTATCTGGGGTATGCCCTGTCGCTCTTCGGCCGGCCCCAGGACAGGCTTTCCCATGTGCTGGTGTCCGAGCCTTTCGAGTCAAGCTGGAATTTTTTCTACCCCACCCCCTATAGCCAGATCATCGAAACCCGCGATAAAGCACTGGCCGATACCAGGGACGCCGAAGTGACCCTGGCGGAGATTCCTTTTGTCAGTTTGCGTGATGGCCTGCCGGATCGGCTACTGAAAGGCGCGGCCAGTTTTTCCGATACCATTGACGCAGCGCGTAAATCCCGCCTACCGCCGCATATCGATATTGACTTGCCGCGTCGCTGTCTGCATGTACAAGGCGAGCAGATAAAATTGTCACCGGCTGAGTTTGCTTTCTACACGTTGTTTGCCCGAAGCCGGAAAGAAGGGTTGCCTCCGATGAATAGCCGTTCGGAGGCGTTGGTGCCGCGCTACTTGAATGAATATGCTTTGGTTGTCGGCAGGCACAGTGGTCAGTATGTGCGCGCGGAAAAGGCGTTGGATTGCGAGGATTGCAAAGACTGGTTCGATCAGCGTTTGTCGAGAACCAACAAGGCCATCGTCAGGGCGCTGGGTGAACGCCTGGCCGCATCGTACCTCATTACCCCAGGTGGCCAACGTCCTTATACCTATTACGGACTCACTCTTGCCCCGGAAGCGATAACATTTATCGGCGAAAAGCTTGCGGGCGGGGAAAAACTTTTTGAGTCATCACAAAATAATTGCATATGA
- a CDS encoding CRISPR-associated protein Cas2, whose translation MIQRGLYLVAYDVRDPKRLRAALHITRHYATGGQKSVHECWMTEAEKGHLLHDLAQVLDDRCDSLLIIRLDPRQKMRTLGKAVQPDNPGWFYLG comes from the coding sequence ATGATTCAACGGGGACTTTACCTGGTGGCTTACGACGTGCGTGACCCCAAACGGTTGCGCGCCGCGCTCCACATCACCCGCCACTATGCCACCGGCGGGCAAAAATCGGTGCACGAATGCTGGATGACGGAAGCGGAAAAGGGGCATTTACTCCATGACCTGGCGCAGGTACTGGATGACCGGTGCGATAGCCTGTTGATTATCCGGCTGGATCCCCGCCAAAAAATGCGGACATTGGGCAAGGCAGTGCAGCCGGACAATCCCGGCTGGTTTTACCTGGGGTGA
- a CDS encoding molybdopterin synthase sulfur carrier subunit yields the protein MKITVKLFATLEKYLPEDARNHQVTLEVPPGASVQACLDRFHIPEKLRHLVLINGVYIPPDQRMTTELKEGDVVAVWPEIAGG from the coding sequence GTGAAAATCACCGTCAAACTTTTCGCCACCCTGGAAAAATACCTCCCGGAAGACGCCCGGAATCATCAAGTCACGCTTGAAGTACCGCCGGGCGCTTCCGTGCAAGCCTGTCTCGACCGTTTCCATATCCCCGAAAAACTGCGCCATCTGGTATTGATCAACGGCGTTTATATCCCGCCGGATCAACGCATGACGACTGAACTGAAAGAGGGAGATGTGGTCGCCGTCTGGCCTGAGATTGCCGGTGGCTAA
- a CDS encoding pyridine nucleotide-disulfide oxidoreductase, with translation MKHVIVGTGPAGVVAADMLRKLDPQCEITLIGDEPEPPYSRMAIPYYLAGKINESGTYLRKQPDYFNQRRIEIRHDRVDSVAPSMHRLKLQSGGELGYDKLLLATGSTPLSPPVEGVHHERVVHCWTLDDARRIARFTQSGSRVVLIGAGFIGCIILEALAKRGARLTVVEMGERMVPRMMDGKAGGLLKAWCEKQGITVLTGTPITGIETSKPSGDALLGVLCDGRSPLPADLVVLATGVKANVDFLDGSGIQVDQGIVVDRHLRTSAEDIYAAGDVAQGLDFSTSDWQVQAIQPTAADHALIAARNMAGRAARHKGNLNMNVLDTLGLISSSFGLWQGVEGGDSATLYDRGRYRYINLQFQEDVLVGATCVGHTDHIGVLRGLIQSGVHLNGWKSKLTQDPTRIMEAYLASVEPIGFNAGLL, from the coding sequence ATGAAACACGTCATCGTAGGCACTGGCCCGGCGGGCGTGGTAGCCGCCGACATGCTGCGCAAACTGGATCCGCAATGCGAGATTACCCTTATTGGCGACGAACCGGAGCCGCCCTATTCCCGCATGGCGATTCCTTACTATTTGGCCGGCAAAATCAACGAATCCGGCACCTATCTGCGCAAGCAACCGGATTACTTTAATCAGCGCCGGATCGAAATTCGCCATGACAGAGTTGACTCTGTGGCGCCGTCAATGCATCGCCTGAAACTGCAAAGCGGTGGTGAACTGGGCTACGACAAATTACTGCTTGCGACCGGTTCCACCCCGCTATCGCCGCCGGTGGAAGGCGTCCACCACGAACGGGTCGTCCACTGCTGGACCCTGGATGATGCCCGCCGGATCGCCCGATTTACTCAGTCTGGCAGCCGCGTGGTATTGATTGGCGCCGGCTTTATCGGCTGTATCATTTTGGAAGCCCTGGCCAAGCGTGGCGCCCGTTTGACGGTGGTGGAAATGGGCGAACGCATGGTGCCGCGGATGATGGACGGCAAAGCGGGCGGGTTGCTCAAGGCGTGGTGCGAAAAGCAAGGCATCACCGTCTTGACCGGCACCCCCATTACCGGTATCGAAACATCAAAGCCCTCGGGAGACGCGCTTCTCGGCGTTTTGTGCGACGGCCGTTCTCCACTGCCGGCGGATTTGGTGGTGCTGGCCACCGGCGTCAAGGCCAACGTGGATTTTCTTGATGGCAGCGGTATCCAGGTGGATCAAGGCATTGTCGTTGACCGCCACCTGCGTACCAGCGCCGAAGATATCTATGCCGCCGGGGACGTGGCCCAGGGGCTGGACTTTTCCACCAGCGACTGGCAAGTCCAGGCCATCCAGCCCACCGCCGCCGATCACGCCCTTATCGCCGCCCGCAACATGGCGGGACGCGCAGCGCGCCACAAGGGCAATCTCAACATGAACGTGCTCGACACCCTGGGTTTGATTTCCAGCTCCTTTGGGCTGTGGCAAGGAGTGGAAGGAGGCGATAGCGCTACTCTTTACGACCGTGGCCGGTACCGTTATATCAACCTCCAGTTTCAAGAAGATGTGTTGGTGGGCGCCACCTGTGTCGGCCATACCGATCATATTGGCGTGCTGCGGGGGCTGATTCAAAGCGGCGTGCATTTGAATGGCTGGAAGTCCAAACTCACGCAAGACCCCACCCGGATCATGGAAGCCTATCTGGCTTCGGTGGAACCCATTGGCTTTAATGCCGGGTTGTTGTGA
- a CDS encoding aldehyde ferredoxin oxidoreductase, whose product MAWTRKVLRVDLTSGNCREEPLNMAWAAEYLGQRGLASKYLSEEVDPKVDPLSPANKLIMVTGPLTGTMASTAGRYSVVTKSPLTGCIACSNSGGFFGAELKFAGWDMIIFEGKSPQPVYLYIENETAQLLPADEIWGKSVWDTDEILHKKHQDPLLRIATVGRAAEKGCLFSGIINDLHRAAGRSGVGTVMASKNLKAVAVRGTRGIANLKDPKRFVQSTEAAKLVLAESPVTSEGLPTYGTQVLMNIINEVGAMPTRNYREVQFEGAYKISGEAMHQPRPSDGKPNLVTNAACFGCTIACGRISTIDQKHFSVVNKPRYWHASGGVEYEAAWALGSDLGVDDLDALTYCNFLCNEDGLDPISFGATVAAAMELFENGQLTLEDTGGIDLRFGNAEALVRVAELTARGEGFGLEIGLGSRRLCEKYGNPDLSMTVKGQEFPAYDPRGLQGMGLTYATSNRGACHLRSYTVSSEVLGVPVKTDPLVTEGKAAMVKEFQDATAAVDSSGLCVFTTFAWTLDNIAPQIDAACEGEWTVEKLMEVGERIWNLERKFNLDAGITAKDDTLPKRILKEAAKTGPAKGKVNELHKMLPEYYQLRGWTPEGVPLPETLSRLGL is encoded by the coding sequence ATGGCTTGGACACGCAAAGTGCTACGGGTGGATTTGACCAGCGGCAATTGCCGGGAAGAACCCCTCAATATGGCCTGGGCGGCGGAGTATTTGGGGCAACGGGGCCTGGCCAGCAAATATTTGAGTGAAGAGGTCGATCCCAAAGTGGATCCGTTATCGCCGGCAAACAAGCTCATCATGGTGACGGGGCCGTTGACCGGCACCATGGCTTCCACCGCCGGTCGCTATTCGGTGGTCACCAAAAGCCCGCTGACCGGCTGCATTGCCTGCTCCAATTCCGGCGGTTTTTTCGGTGCCGAACTGAAATTCGCCGGCTGGGATATGATTATTTTTGAGGGCAAGTCCCCGCAGCCGGTCTATCTCTATATTGAAAACGAAACAGCGCAGTTGCTTCCGGCGGATGAAATCTGGGGCAAATCGGTCTGGGACACTGATGAGATTCTCCATAAAAAGCACCAGGATCCGCTGCTCAGAATCGCCACTGTGGGCCGGGCGGCGGAAAAGGGCTGCCTCTTTTCCGGCATCATTAACGACCTGCACCGGGCTGCGGGCCGTTCCGGGGTAGGGACGGTGATGGCGTCGAAAAATCTAAAGGCGGTGGCGGTGCGCGGCACCCGAGGCATCGCCAATTTAAAAGACCCCAAGCGTTTCGTTCAAAGCACCGAAGCCGCCAAGCTAGTATTGGCGGAAAGTCCGGTCACCAGCGAGGGGCTGCCTACCTATGGCACCCAGGTATTGATGAATATCATCAACGAAGTGGGGGCCATGCCGACCCGCAACTACCGGGAAGTGCAATTTGAAGGGGCCTACAAAATCTCCGGCGAGGCCATGCACCAGCCCCGGCCTTCCGACGGCAAGCCCAATCTGGTGACCAATGCCGCTTGCTTTGGATGCACTATCGCCTGTGGGCGGATCTCCACCATCGACCAGAAGCACTTTTCCGTCGTCAACAAGCCCCGCTACTGGCACGCTTCCGGCGGCGTGGAGTACGAAGCGGCCTGGGCTCTGGGTTCGGACCTGGGGGTGGATGATCTGGATGCCTTGACCTATTGCAATTTTCTCTGTAACGAGGATGGCCTCGATCCCATTTCCTTTGGCGCCACTGTCGCGGCGGCGATGGAATTGTTTGAAAACGGCCAATTGACCCTGGAAGATACCGGCGGCATCGATTTGCGTTTCGGTAATGCCGAGGCGCTGGTGCGGGTGGCGGAATTGACCGCCCGGGGCGAGGGGTTTGGTCTGGAAATCGGCCTGGGTTCGAGGCGCCTGTGCGAAAAGTACGGCAATCCCGACCTGTCCATGACCGTCAAGGGCCAGGAATTTCCCGCTTACGATCCCCGGGGATTGCAAGGCATGGGGTTGACCTACGCCACTTCCAACCGGGGCGCGTGTCATTTGCGTTCCTACACGGTTTCTTCGGAGGTACTGGGCGTTCCGGTGAAGACCGATCCCTTGGTGACCGAAGGCAAGGCCGCCATGGTCAAGGAATTCCAGGACGCCACCGCGGCAGTGGATTCTTCCGGCCTGTGCGTGTTCACCACCTTCGCCTGGACCCTGGACAATATCGCCCCCCAGATTGACGCCGCCTGCGAGGGTGAGTGGACGGTGGAGAAACTGATGGAGGTGGGCGAGCGGATCTGGAATCTGGAACGCAAGTTCAACCTTGATGCCGGCATCACCGCCAAGGACGACACCTTGCCCAAGCGGATTCTCAAGGAAGCGGCCAAGACCGGCCCCGCCAAGGGCAAGGTCAACGAACTGCACAAAATGCTGCCGGAATACTATCAGTTAAGGGGCTGGACGCCGGAAGGCGTGCCTTTGCCCGAAACCCTCAGCCGGTTGGGGTTATGA
- a CDS encoding (Fe-S)-binding protein, producing MLKALQLEPEKCTGCLQCELACSFEQEGVFNPAKSRIKVFNFHDSGRFAPYTCTQCSEAWCLHACPVEAIVLDESTGVKQVLADTCVGCKVCTIACPFGTVNYDVDSGVVYKCDLCGGDPACAKACPTEAITFVDAQQTGYQRMRAHAATLLSE from the coding sequence ATGCTCAAAGCCCTGCAACTGGAACCGGAAAAATGCACCGGTTGCCTGCAATGTGAATTGGCGTGCTCGTTCGAGCAGGAGGGGGTGTTCAACCCGGCCAAATCCCGGATCAAGGTATTCAACTTTCATGATAGCGGGCGTTTTGCCCCCTACACCTGCACCCAGTGTAGCGAGGCCTGGTGTCTCCACGCCTGTCCGGTGGAAGCCATTGTGCTGGATGAATCCACCGGCGTGAAACAAGTACTGGCCGATACCTGTGTCGGCTGCAAGGTGTGCACCATCGCCTGTCCCTTCGGCACAGTGAATTACGATGTCGACAGCGGCGTGGTCTACAAGTGTGATCTGTGCGGCGGCGACCCGGCCTGCGCCAAGGCTTGTCCCACCGAGGCCATCACCTTCGTGGATGCCCAGCAAACCGGTTATCAACGGATGCGCGCCCATGCCGCAACCCTGTTGAGCGAATAA
- a CDS encoding CDP-alcohol phosphatidyltransferase encodes MTYLSPRHIPNIITIVRIVLVWPTVMMILKRQFQWALVLFFIAGVSDAIDGFLAKHYGWISRIGSLLDPIADKLLLTSCYLAAASIGLLPWWLAILVAVRDLVIIVGAVGYYFLLHPFEGQPTWTSKLNTFCQILLLLTTLWQGGFQSVPPHWMNGLIYLVAATTIVSGIQYVTRWGKQFFREKKIFSD; translated from the coding sequence ATGACTTATCTCTCCCCTCGCCATATCCCCAATATCATTACCATCGTGCGGATAGTGTTGGTGTGGCCGACGGTGATGATGATTCTGAAACGCCAGTTCCAATGGGCGCTGGTGCTGTTTTTTATTGCCGGTGTTTCGGATGCCATCGATGGATTTCTAGCCAAGCACTACGGCTGGATTAGCCGGATCGGTTCGCTGCTGGATCCCATCGCCGACAAATTGTTGCTGACTTCTTGCTATCTGGCGGCAGCATCGATTGGGCTGTTGCCTTGGTGGTTGGCGATTTTAGTGGCGGTTCGGGATTTGGTCATTATCGTGGGGGCGGTGGGATATTATTTCCTACTTCATCCTTTCGAAGGGCAGCCCACGTGGACCAGCAAACTCAACACTTTTTGCCAGATCCTCTTATTGCTGACCACCCTTTGGCAAGGGGGCTTTCAATCGGTGCCCCCGCATTGGATGAATGGCCTTATATATCTAGTGGCCGCCACTACAATTGTGAGTGGCATTCAATATGTCACCCGCTGGGGTAAACAGTTTTTCCGGGAAAAGAAAATTTTTTCAGACTGA
- a CDS encoding phosphoribosylaminoimidazole synthetase (catalyzes the formation of 1-(5-phosphoribosyl)-5-aminoimidazole from 2-(formamido)-N1-(5-phosphoribosyl)acetamidine and ATP in purine biosynthesis), whose translation MAHKTPLDYKTSGVDIAAGNLLVEKIKPLVKQTFRPEVLAGLGGFGALFELPWERYQKPVLVSGTDGVGTKLKLAMELNRHHTIGIDLVAMCVNDIVVQGAEPLFFLDYFATGKLEVDTAAQVIEGIARGCKMAGCALIGGETAEMPGFYQPGEYDLAGFSVGIVEKDQLIDGSKVQEGDVLIGLAASGPHANGYSLIRRILEVNQVNLDLKLDNRPLSKWLLEPTKIYVKPLLQLMASVAPHALAHITGGGITENLPRVLPEGLSAEINLEAWDLPPIFRWLQAQGNLAKDEMLRTFNCGIGMIVTVPPSLQAKTLEILAQAGETAMPIGIVEKSTAEEKVRYQGQLTCREKE comes from the coding sequence TTGGCACACAAAACACCTTTGGACTACAAAACTTCCGGCGTTGACATTGCTGCGGGCAACTTGCTGGTGGAAAAAATCAAACCGCTGGTGAAGCAGACCTTCCGCCCGGAAGTACTGGCCGGGCTGGGCGGCTTTGGCGCTTTGTTTGAACTGCCCTGGGAACGTTACCAAAAGCCGGTTTTAGTGTCTGGCACAGACGGTGTTGGGACAAAACTGAAATTGGCCATGGAACTGAACCGTCACCATACCATTGGTATCGATCTGGTCGCCATGTGCGTCAACGATATTGTGGTCCAGGGAGCGGAGCCTTTGTTTTTTCTCGACTATTTCGCCACCGGCAAACTGGAAGTCGATACCGCCGCCCAGGTGATTGAGGGCATCGCCCGGGGCTGCAAAATGGCCGGCTGCGCTCTCATAGGGGGAGAAACGGCGGAGATGCCGGGATTCTATCAGCCAGGGGAATATGATTTAGCGGGCTTTAGCGTGGGGATTGTCGAAAAAGATCAGCTCATTGATGGCAGCAAAGTCCAGGAAGGCGATGTATTGATAGGACTGGCTGCTTCCGGCCCCCATGCCAACGGTTACTCGTTAATACGCAGGATACTGGAAGTCAACCAGGTAAACTTGGATTTGAAGCTGGATAACCGGCCTTTGTCCAAGTGGCTATTGGAACCCACCAAAATCTATGTCAAGCCTCTATTGCAATTGATGGCCTCAGTAGCGCCGCATGCCTTGGCCCATATTACCGGTGGCGGTATTACAGAAAATCTGCCACGGGTGCTGCCAGAAGGTTTGAGCGCGGAGATCAATCTTGAGGCGTGGGACTTGCCGCCTATATTTCGCTGGTTGCAAGCCCAAGGAAATCTGGCCAAGGATGAAATGCTGCGCACTTTTAATTGCGGGATTGGCATGATCGTTACCGTCCCTCCATCCTTGCAAGCCAAAACGCTGGAAATCCTGGCGCAAGCAGGCGAAACCGCCATGCCTATTGGAATCGTGGAAAAATCCACAGCGGAAGAAAAAGTACGCTATCAAGGTCAGTTGACCTGCCGAGAGAAAGAATAA
- a CDS encoding TRL-like protein family, with amino-acid sequence MIRKIALAGLIGSFGLLGGCASNYPVGLAFTDVTLPIHATELGGRPHQVGTAECTSILSLVAQGDCSIEAAKQNGGITKVHHIDWKVNNILGVIGKYKVTVYGE; translated from the coding sequence ATGATTAGGAAAATCGCTTTAGCCGGTTTAATAGGTTCATTTGGCCTTTTGGGAGGATGTGCATCCAATTATCCTGTGGGTTTGGCATTCACGGACGTTACCTTGCCAATTCATGCCACAGAACTGGGAGGGCGCCCCCATCAAGTGGGCACCGCCGAGTGTACCAGCATTTTAAGCCTGGTTGCTCAGGGGGATTGCAGCATCGAAGCAGCCAAACAAAACGGCGGCATCACCAAAGTGCATCATATCGATTGGAAGGTTAATAATATTTTGGGCGTGATTGGCAAATACAAAGTCACCGTTTATGGTGAATAA
- a CDS encoding acylphosphatase: protein MSKRLQILVSGKVQGVFYRATAVEVARSLGLKGWVRNLPDGRVEMVAEGEPEALNQLLDWCRQGPPAARVDKVDVEEIPCESDLTGFQIRY, encoded by the coding sequence ATGAGCAAGCGTTTGCAAATTTTGGTTTCAGGAAAAGTACAAGGAGTTTTCTACCGCGCTACTGCCGTGGAAGTTGCCCGTTCTCTGGGATTGAAAGGCTGGGTCAGAAATCTTCCCGATGGCCGGGTGGAAATGGTGGCAGAAGGCGAGCCGGAAGCTTTGAATCAATTGCTGGATTGGTGCCGGCAGGGGCCGCCAGCGGCAAGGGTGGACAAAGTGGATGTGGAGGAAATTCCCTGTGAAAGTGACTTGACTGGTTTTCAGATACGTTATTAA
- the groEL gene encoding molecular chaperone GroEL (60 kDa chaperone family; promotes refolding of misfolded polypeptides especially under stressful conditions; forms two stacked rings of heptamers to form a barrel-shaped 14mer; ends can be capped by GroES; misfolded proteins enter the barrel where they are refolded when GroES binds; many bacteria have multiple copies of the groEL gene which are active under different environmental conditions; the B.japonicum protein in this cluster is expressed constitutively; in Rhodobacter, Corynebacterium and Rhizobium this protein is essential for growth) yields MAAKEIKFSDDARHKMAHGVNVLAKAVKVTLGPKGRNVVLEKSFGAPTVTKDGVSVAKEVELKDKFENMGAQMVKEVASQTSDAAGDGTTTATVLAQAILNEGLKAVAAGMNPMDLKRGIDKAVIAAVDELKNLSVPCMDSKAIAQVGAISANNDAEIGNIISEAMDKVGKEGVITVEEGSGLENELDVVEGMQFDRGYLSPYFITNQENMSVEMENPLILIHDKKVSNIRDLLPVLEAVAKAGRPLLIIAEDVEGEALATLVVNNMRGILKACAVKAPGFGDRRKAMLEDIAVLTGATVISEELGMSLEKATLEDLGTAKRVVITKDDTTIIDGAGSKENIEARIKQIRAQIEEATSDYDREKLQERLAKLAGGVAVIKVGAATEVEMKEKKARVEDALHATRAAVEEGIVPGGGVALVRVLQKLDVKGANHDQDVGVNIALKAMEAPLRQIVENAGEEGSVVLNKVAEGTGNFGYNAATGEFGDMIEMGILDPTKVTRTALQNASSVAGLMITTEAMVAEEPKEEEGPAMPGGGMGDMGGMM; encoded by the coding sequence ATGGCAGCAAAAGAAATTAAATTCAGTGACGACGCCCGCCACAAGATGGCCCATGGCGTTAATGTGTTGGCCAAGGCAGTCAAAGTGACCCTGGGCCCCAAAGGACGTAATGTGGTTTTGGAAAAGAGCTTCGGCGCCCCCACCGTGACCAAGGACGGCGTTTCCGTCGCCAAGGAAGTGGAGTTGAAAGACAAGTTCGAAAACATGGGTGCGCAAATGGTGAAGGAAGTCGCTTCCCAAACTTCCGACGCCGCCGGTGACGGTACCACCACCGCCACCGTTTTGGCGCAAGCCATCTTGAATGAAGGCTTGAAAGCCGTGGCGGCGGGCATGAACCCCATGGATTTGAAACGCGGCATCGACAAAGCCGTGATTGCCGCGGTGGACGAATTGAAAAATCTATCCGTTCCTTGCATGGACAGCAAAGCCATCGCCCAGGTGGGTGCCATCTCGGCGAATAATGACGCAGAAATTGGCAACATCATTTCCGAAGCGATGGACAAGGTCGGCAAGGAAGGCGTTATTACGGTGGAAGAAGGTTCCGGTCTTGAAAATGAGCTGGATGTGGTGGAAGGGATGCAATTCGACCGTGGTTACCTGTCGCCGTATTTCATTACCAATCAGGAAAACATGAGCGTGGAAATGGAAAACCCGCTGATCCTGATTCATGACAAGAAAGTCTCCAATATCCGTGATCTTCTGCCGGTTCTGGAAGCTGTCGCCAAGGCGGGCCGTCCGTTGTTGATTATTGCTGAAGATGTGGAAGGGGAAGCCTTGGCGACTTTGGTAGTCAACAATATGCGCGGCATTTTGAAAGCTTGCGCGGTCAAAGCGCCTGGTTTTGGCGACCGCCGCAAAGCGATGCTGGAAGATATCGCGGTCTTGACCGGCGCCACCGTGATCTCCGAAGAACTGGGCATGAGCCTGGAAAAAGCCACTTTGGAAGATCTGGGTACCGCCAAGCGGGTCGTGATTACCAAAGACGATACCACCATCATCGATGGTGCAGGCAGCAAGGAAAATATCGAAGCGCGGATCAAGCAAATCCGGGCCCAGATCGAAGAAGCCACTTCTGATTATGATCGTGAAAAGCTGCAAGAGCGTCTGGCGAAACTGGCCGGCGGTGTTGCGGTAATCAAAGTGGGCGCCGCTACCGAAGTGGAAATGAAGGAGAAGAAAGCCCGTGTTGAAGACGCGCTCCATGCAACTCGTGCCGCAGTGGAAGAAGGCATTGTGCCCGGCGGTGGCGTGGCCTTGGTTCGAGTACTGCAAAAGCTGGACGTGAAAGGCGCCAACCATGATCAAGATGTGGGTGTGAATATCGCGCTGAAAGCCATGGAAGCGCCTCTGCGCCAGATTGTCGAAAACGCTGGTGAAGAAGGTTCCGTGGTGTTGAACAAAGTGGCTGAAGGTACCGGTAACTTCGGTTACAACGCCGCGACGGGTGAGTTTGGCGACATGATCGAAATGGGTATTCTCGATCCTACCAAGGTTACCCGGACCGCGTTGCAAAATGCTTCTTCCGTGGCGGGCTTGATGATCACCACCGAAGCAATGGTGGCAGAAGAGCCCAAGGAAGAAGAAGGTCCCGCCATGCCGGGCGGCGGCATGGGAGACATGGGCGGCATGATGTAA
- a CDS encoding co-chaperone GroES yields the protein MKLRPLHDRVIVKRLEEEHKTPGGIVIPDTAAEKPMKGEVVAVGNGKLLENGELRPLDVKVGDKVLFGKYSGTEVKVDDEEILVMREDDIMAVLEG from the coding sequence ATGAAACTACGTCCATTACACGACCGTGTCATTGTCAAACGTCTGGAAGAAGAACACAAGACGCCCGGTGGCATCGTCATTCCCGATACTGCAGCGGAGAAACCCATGAAAGGGGAAGTGGTCGCCGTCGGTAACGGCAAGCTGCTGGAAAATGGCGAACTTCGTCCCTTGGATGTCAAAGTAGGGGATAAGGTTCTGTTCGGTAAATATTCCGGCACCGAAGTCAAGGTGGATGACGAGGAAATCCTGGTCATGCGCGAAGACGACATTATGGCCGTGTTGGAAGGCTAA